Part of the Anaerolineales bacterium genome is shown below.
CAGCCAGCCTTTCCTCAATCCGGCGACTTCGCCCGCCCAGCGATTGACTGGGAGCTTGCCCTCTCCGGGATCCGTCAGCACGGCATCCGCAACGCCGCCCAAACCACGATCGCCCCCACCGGAACGATCGCTACCGTGGCCGGCTGCGAAGGCTATGGCTGCGAGCCGGTCTTTGCCCTGGCGTACTACCGGCATGTCGACGACGGCGGCACCGATCTGCGCCTGACCTACACTAGCCCGCTCTTCGAGCAGGCGGCGATCGAGTCCGGCATGGACGAAGCCACGCTGGCGGGGATCGTTGAGAAGGTCATGCAGAAGGGGTCGTGTCAAGACATCCCGGAGGTGCCTGAGAGCCTGCGCGAGGTGTTTGTCGTGTCCCAAGACACCTCCGGCGAGGAGCATGTCCGGATTCAGGCCGCCCTCCAGGCCTTCGTTGACAACAGCCTGAGCAAGACCTGCAACTTCCCCGAAGACGCCACTCCCGAGGATGTCGCCTCTGCTTACACGCAGGCCTGGAAGCTGGGATGCAAGGGTCTGACGGTCTACGTCACGGGGTCACGGCAGAAGGTCGTGCTTGAGACCAAGGCCACGGCCTCGGCCAAGGAACCGGTGCTGGCGCTGTCACAGATGCCGATGTGGATGGAGGGCAAGAAACCGCGCCCCCAGCGCCTGGAGGGGTGCACCTATCAGATCAGCACCCCCGTCGGGAAGGCGTTCGTCACGGTCAACCAGAATCGGGAATCGCAGCCCTTCGAGGTCTTCATCACAACGGCCAAGGCCGGCTCCGAAACCGCGGCAGTCTCCGAGGCTATCGGCCGACTGACTTCCTACATCTTGCGGGTCGCCTCGCCTGTGCCGCCGCGTGAGCGCTTGGCGGAGGTTGTGCGCCAGCTGGCCGGGATTGGCGGCGGCCGGCCGATGGGATTCGGCCCGAACCGTGTGCTCTCGCTGCCCGATGGGCTGGCGCGGGCGCTGGCCGAGTACCTCGGGTCCACGCCTGAAGCCCCGCTGATGGAAGTCGATCCGTCGCAGCCGCAGATCTCGATGCAGGTCGGGGATCTGTGCCCCGAGTGCGGGGCGGCTGCGGTCGTTAATGAGGAAGGCTGCCGCAAGTGTTATTCGTGCGGCTACAGCGAGTGCTGACCGCCGCGGATGGCGGGAGGGCTTGAGCGCCATGCCGATGACCCAAGAGCGATAGTTGGAACATCCGCTCCTGGGTCATTGTGATTCTGGCGCCAGCTCCCCTCGCCCGCGTCCGCCACGACGCGGCCAGTCGCATTGTATACTGGGTGGCTGCCGCCCTTCGCCGCTCAGGTAGGGGGAGAGAGCCATGATCACATTTCGCGAGACGCTGGATTCGATCGAACGCCTGACAGAACTCCTTAGTCACGGCAAGGACGATCGGACGTCTTTCGACCGGGCTGTGGTCAATCTCACTGACCTGCAATCCATGCTGGACCGGGAAAGGCTCTCCCAGTTCCGCAGCCCGAATTCCCTGGCCGAGTACATCGAGCGCGTCGCCATCTCCCAGTTGGCGGGGATCCACGATAGCTTGCAGGTTTCGGCCGACGCTCACTTCGACCGCCTGCAGGCAGCCCAGGAGCTGTCGGAAAGGCTGCAGGCGCGACTGAGGGCGGTCACCGAAGGCGCCAACGGCGGTTTCTTCGACGGGATGTCCTAGGGAGGCGGCAAGCGTGGCCAAGCGCTTCGTTCTTGTCGCTGGGAACATCGGCGTCGGCAAGACTTCCCTGACCGAGCGGCTCGGGGAGAGGCTGGGCTGGCAAACGGCCTACGAGTCGGTGGTCGACAACCCGTATCTGGCGGACTTCTATCAGGACATGCGCTCCTGGGCATTTCATCTCCAGGTGTTCTTCCTAGGGCATCGGGCGGAGCAGCACCGGGCGCTGGCGGCACTGCCGCAGTCCGCCATCGTCGACCGGTCGATCTACGAGGACGCCGAGATCTTCTCGCGGGCGAGCCTGGCTCTGGGCAACATCACCGAGCGCGACTACGGCGCCTATCGGCGGGTGTACGACCTGGTGGTGGCCGGCCTGCCGGCGCCCGATCTGCTGATCTACCTGCGTGCGCCGGTGCCGGTCATCCTGAATCGGATCCGCAGCCGGGGACGCGCCATCGAGCAGGGAATCACGGCCGACTACCTCGGCCTGCTCGACCGCTACTACCAGGAATGGATGTCGAGCTTTGAGTTGTGCCCAGTGCTCACCATCCGCACCGATGACCTGGATTTCGTCCACAAGTCCGGACACCTGGAGGTTGTGATCGGGCGAATGAACGAGATCCTGGCTGGCAAGGAGACCGTCGAGTTCCCGGCTTCGCAGAGTTAGTGTTCGATCATCCAGCCCGCTCCCGGGTTTCCAGACTCTCCATCCTCTGTGGCACGGCCTGGCCCCGCCTCAGAGTCTCGCCAGGCGCTGGCGCAGCAGGCGCATGGCCTCGGCGATCTTCCTTCGGTTGGCCTCGTTCTGATGCCAGCGGCTGGCGCCGGAGGGGTGGGGCAGCGGGATGATCCAGCGCCCGTTGGCTGTGAACTCCCGTCCGACCACTGCCTGCAGCGCCGCACCCGGTCCGAGCAAGACCGCAATCGCCAGACGGCCGACGGGCAGCACGATTGGCGGGTCGAGCAGCTCCACCTCCGTCAGCAGAAACGGGCGGCACAGTGCCTGCTCGGCCGGCGTTGGCGGCCGGTCTCCTGATCCGGAAGCGGCCCGCCCCGGGTAGCACTTGGTGATCGACGTCATGTAATGCCGGTCCCGGAACGGCTGTTCCTCCAGCCCGGCCTGAGCCAGCCAGGCGAACAGCCGGCGGCCACTGCCGGCGTTGAACGGCCGCCCGGTTTCCTGCTCGGTGGAGCCGGGTGCCTGCCCGACAATCATCACCTGCGCCCCGACCTGGCCGGAGAAGACTGCTCGAGGGGTTACGGGGAACCCGGAGTGGATGCACATCCGGCAGGCCGACATCTGCGCCTGCACGCAGCCAAGTGCGAACCTGCGCACGTCTGCCTTCACGCCACAGTCAGCCCGGCGTAGGCCTTCTGGATCGCCAGGGCGTCAAGGTCCATCATCGGACTCTCGCATAAGATCCTGCCGGCGCACCCGCCGGCGTGGAGCGCCGCCAGCAGTTCCTCCAGACGGAAATCCGAGTCGGCAAGCATCAGATGGTTGCGCTCGCCTTTGGGCCCATACTCGATCCCAGAGAGATGGCAGTGCAATTGCTTCAAGGAGTCGGGGCCTAGGGCCTCGGCATAGGCACCGAGCGCCAGTTCCCATTCCCGGCGGGTGTTCATCGATCCATCGCCTGCCCGGGCGTGCAAGTGAGAGAAGTCGAGGCACGGCAGCACGCCCGGGATCTCGCGGGAGAGGATCAAGACATCAGCCAGGGAGCCGAGCATCGCGGCCTTGCCCATGGTCTCGGACCGCAAGGTGACTGGATTTCCGGCTGCCCGCAGCTCTTCCACACAGCTGCGCAGGCGTTTGATGGCCACGGGCAGGACTTCGGAGGGGTCTCTGCCGAAGTACGACCCGGGATGGAACACAATATCCGTGGCGCCGGCCAGGTTCCCATAGTGGGCAGCATCCATCAGCCGCTTCCGGCTCTTGGGCCATTCCTGGGCATCGGCGTTCAGGTTGATGTAGTACGGCGCATGGATGCTTAGGCGGACACCGACCCCGGCCGCCGCCTGGCGGATCTGAGCGCAGGTGGCCTCGGTCACCCGCACGGACTGCACCCAGGCCAATTCGTAGGCCGTCAACCCGAGGTCTGCCAGGTGCAGCGCCGCGCCCATGGAACCCCCGGGCTTTTTCGGGGTCGAGGCAGGGGAGCCGACAGTCCCAAACACGAGGCTCGCAGGTTCTTCGCGCAGCATGTCATCCCTCTCCATTGGGGTCAATGCCACTGCCTGGCAGGCCGCTCACCGACGGAGGCGTGCCCCCCGTCCCGCTGGCCGGGCTTTGGATGCGGCAAGCACCTGCGCTGGCGGCTCTGGACAGGAGGGTCGCCGGTGGATCAGGAGACGGCTGCGCCTTTTCGGAGCGATCCGGTCTTCGGGGTGGGCTCGCGTGGGATCGAGAAGGAGAAGGTCGCGCCCTGGCCCGGAGGGCTGGTCACCCAGATCCGCCCCCCATGCTGCTCGATCACGGTCTTGGCCAGGGCTAGGCCAAGGCCGGTGCCCTCAATGGGGTTGTTGGGATCGCGCACGGTCACTCGGCCCCGGAAGAGGTGTTCGAAGACTCGCGGCAGTTCGTCCTCGGGAATTCCAGGCCCATTGTCACTGACGCTGACCGTCACCTGGTCATCGTCCCAGCTGACCCCGATGCGGATGGCACCCTTGAGCTCGGTGAACTTGATGGCATTGCTGAGCAGGTTGCTCATGACGGAGTTGAGCCGACTGGGATCGCCGATGATCAGAAGCGGATCCCCGGGAGGATCGTAGACGATCGTGTCCTGGCGGGCCTCAGCCAGCGGGCGTAGGTCCTCGATTGCGTGTCGGATCAAATCGTTCACCTGGCAGGGCTCAGCCCCGAGGTTGGCCGTCGACTCGACGCGGATGGTCTCCAGCAGGCCGGTGATCAGATTGGTCATGCTGTCTGTCGCACGCTGCATCATGTTCAGCGCCTTACGCTGCTGATCGCTGAGCGGAGCATCATTGAGCAGGTCGGCGCCGAGCCGAATGGCGTTCAAAGGGTTCTTCAGGTCGTGGGCAGCCGTGCCCAGAAACTGGGACCGCATTCGGTCAATCTGCTTCAAGGCCGTGATGTCCTGCATCACTGCCACGCGTCCGACGTCGGTGACCTCGCTGACGGTGGCATACAACACGCGCTCCGTGGGGGTGGTGATCTCCATCGTCACCGGCAAGTCGCTGTCGGCGCGCATCAACAGGTCGCCCAGGTCATGCCCGACGAAGATCTCCCAGGCTGGGCGCCCGATGGCGCGCTCGGAGTTGATGCGGAAGGCCTGACTGGCGGCTTTATTTACAAGAATGATGCGGCCGGAGCGGTCGGTCAGCACCACCGCATCCGCGGTCTCGACCAGGGTGGCCTCCAGCCGCCGGCGTTCTTCCGCTACCCGCTGGAACAGGTTGGCGTTGTCGAGGGCGATGGCGGCCCAGGAGGCGACCGAGGCGAGCACCTGCTTATCGGCCTCGGTGAACGACCCGGTCGGGTGGTTGATGGCCTCAATCACCCCCAGCACCTCGCCGCGGGTCTCGAGCGGAACGCACAGGATGGAGCTGGTGAGGAGCCCGGTCTGGCCGTCGATGGCGCTTTGATAGAGGGGGTTGGTGCGGACGTCGTTGACGATCAAGGGCTGGCGGTTGCGTGTGACCCACCCGGCGATTCCTTCCTCCAGCCGGATGGCCACGTCCCGAATGCGCAATTCGGCACCGCCGCTGGCTTTTAGCACCAGTTTCTCGCCCGGCTCGTCCAGCAGGAACAGCACGCAGGCCTCGGCCTGGATCAGGCGCTGGGCGTTGCGCATGGCATTTTCGAGCGCCATCTCAAGCTCCAACGTCGAGGTCAGGTCCCGCCCGATCTCCGCCAGTACGAGCAGCTGGTCGGCGCGCGAGGTCGCCTCGCCGAAGTGGATGGCGTCCTGCAGGCCGACGGCGCCGATACTCAGGATCGCCTGGGCGAGCTCCATCTCCTGATCGTTGATCTGCCGGCCCAGCTGTTGGTACAGCAGCCGGACCAGACCCAGCGCCTGGTTGCTGGTGGTGAGCGGGAACACGGCGGCGGCCTCGATGCCTTCCGCCTGGAGCATACTCAGATCCCGGGCCGATCCTACCGCTGGGGTCTGGCTGAGAGTCGACGGGCGCAGGTGCTCGAGCACCTGGGTGTGCACCGGGTAGTCCGGGACGGCGTCGATCTTCTCGGCCTGCACGGTTTGCTGAAGTCCCTTGCCGAGGCGCGGCCGAAAACGCACCGTGCGAGCACGAGCGTCGGTCAGCAGAGTGATCTCGCAGCAGTCGGCCGAAGTGGCTCGCAGCAAGTGCGTGGCCGTCTGGCGCACGACCTCATCCCGATCGCGAGTGCTGGTGATGGCATTGGTCGCCTGGTACAGCAGCGTGAGTTTGTGCAGTAGGTAGCTCTGACCGGCGCTCTGCCGGGCAAACGCCATGATCTCCGCCGCCCGGGCTGCCAGCACGTCCAGGGTGGCTAGCGCATCTTGGCCAAACGGCTTCCCGGTGTCGGTGCCGACAAAGAGCAGCCCGATTGACTGGCCAGCAGCGATGCAGGGGGCACAGGCGACGGATCCCGGGGCAAGGGGAAGTCCGAGACTGGTACTGGCGTCGCCGGAACTCGCGGCATGCCCGGCCCGCAAGGCGTTCCGCAGAACCGGTTGCTCGGCCGAGGAAGAAATGCGTCCCAGATCCGACAGGCTGAGCCCATGGGCCAAGCGTGGGCCAAACCCGGCGCTGACCTCGTCGTACTCATACAACGCCGCTCGCTGCGTACCGAGCAAGGCGCAGGCCGTCTCAAGCACCCCGGCCAAGGCCTGAGCAGGATTGTAAATGTCGAAACTGGCGGTGGCCGCCCGGTACAGGATATCCTGACGCTGATTAAAGGGATCGGTCATTGCTTCAGGTTTCTGGGTCGATCCGCAGTAGGCGGACCCACTGCATTATGTCATAGATACGCAGGCCTGACAAACATCTGCAGGTCTAGTGCGCTGAGGCGAGACGCCCCCGGCTCAGGCGCCGGACAAGCGGTTGACCAGGGGCGGACCCAAGATCAGCAGCCCGACCACTACTGAGGCGACGGCCGCCACCAGGACGGCGGCGGCGCCGACATCCTTGCCGAGGCGGGCGACAGGATGCAGGTCGGGGCTGGCGAGATCCACCGCCGCCTCGAGCGCCGTGTTCACGAACTCCGCCGACCAGACCAGGCCGATGGCCAGCACCAGCAGCGCCAACTCGGCGCGAGGCACGTCCAGCCACCAGGCCAGCCCAAGAACCAACAAGGTCGCTCCAGTGTGAATCCAGGCGTTGCGTTGGGTGCGCAGCACATGCCAGAGACCTGCCAGCGCATGACGGAACGACTGCAGCCGTGAGCGGGCCCGAAGGGCGGGGTCAGGTCGATGCATGGCGGGGGTCTGTGCCGCTCCTCAAGGCAGTCAGGATCTCCTTCTGGGCTCGCCACATCTGCCGCTTGCGGGCCGGGGTGTCATGGTCGTAGCCGAGCAGGTGCAGAACTCCATGGACCACCAGCAGCTGGCCTTCGCCGGCCAGGTCGTGGCGCTTGCGGGCGGCTTGTGCCTGGGCCACAGGCACGCAGACGGCAATGTCGCCGTAGTAGCGGCCGCCGACGTCCAGGCCCTGATCGTCGGCGGGAAAGGACAGCACGTCGGTCGCCCGGTCCACTCCGGCGAATTCGGCGTTCAACTGCTGCATGCGGGTTACCCCGGCTAGCAGAACGGTCAGGCTTCCGGGCTCGGCTTGCTGGTGGGAGAGCGCCGCCCGGGCGGCGCCGGCGAGCCCGGGACGGTACTTCCCCAAGCCGGGCTCGGCGAGCACGCTCACCGGATACTTCATCGCTCGGAGACCGCCGCCTCTTCGGATTTGGCCGGCCTGTTGCCGTTGCCATTGGCCTCCGGGTAGCGAAGGCGCGAATGATACATGCTGCGCAGACTGCTCACGAACGAACGCCGGATGTTGTCCAGGTCGCGAAACGTCAGCTCCGTGCGGTCGAGCTGGCCTTTGGAAAGTCGGTCCTCGACCACCCACCGCACCAGGTCCTCGATCTCTTCTTCGGTCTCTGGAGCATCGGCACGGGCCTTGGCTTCGACACCATCGGCCAACATCAGGATGGCCGATTCGCGGGTGCGGGGCCGCGGGCCGGGGTAGACGAAATCCCGCCGGTTGACACGTTCGGGCTCGCCTCCGGCAGCCTCGAGGGCGGCCTGCAACTGATAGGTGGCCTCAAGCGTCCCGTGGTGCTCGGGAATGAAGGCCGCAATCCGGCTCGGCAAGCGGTGCTTGCGGGCGAGTTCCAGGCCGTCTGTGACATGGGAGACGATCAGGCTGGCGCTGGTGGTCGGGTCAAGTTGCTCGTGGATGTTCTGCCCAGGCATCTGGTTCTCAATGAAGAACTGTGGGCGAAGCGCCTTGCCCGCATCGTGGTACAAGGCCCCGACGCGCACGAGCAGAGCGTTGGCGCCCACGGCCCGCGCCGCCTGTTCGGCCAGGTTGGCGACCTGCAGGCTGTGCTGGTAGGTTCCGGGCGCGTTGCGAAGGATTAACTGCAAGAGCGGGTGATCCGGGCGCGAGAGTTCGATCAGCTGTAGGTTCGAGGTCCCTCCGAGCAGAGTGCCGGCGAGCAGGACAAAGCCGAAGGCCAGGCTGGCCGACAGCAGGCCAGTCATCAAGCCGGCAACGAGCAGGGTTGTCTTGCCCACGAGGTCCGTCGTTGGATCCGCAAAGCGAAAGAGCACGACGACCGCGATTGCCCCCACCGATCCCGCCAGGCCGGCCCACAGGAAGGCGCTGATCCGTTCGGCCCGGCCGATCACCAAGGAGGCGATGCAGCCCGAGAGGGCAACGTACAGCCCGACCTCAAGACCTCGCGGCGCCAGGTAGCCGGCGACGGCGCCGGTAGCCAGGGCGGCCAGAATCCCCATTCCGGGGGAAAGCAACACTGTCAGCACCATCGGCAAGGCGGCAGCATGGAAGATGTAGGGCAGCACGGCGTGACCGGGAATCATGGCTTGCAGGGTAATCGCCGTCAGGACAAAGGCCAGCCCAGTGACGACTGCCAGCCGGGCCGAGGCGATTTGCTTGCGATGGACGCGGTAGAGATACAGGCCGATCGTACAGCCGAGGAGGGTGACCAGTAGGCCGCGCAAGGCGATCTCGCGCCCAGGGTTGGGGGGACGGATCAGGCCATAGGCCTGCAGGGCCTCGATGTCGATCGGCTGGACAACCTGTCCCCGAGCGACGATGGTCTCGCTGGAAGCGAAGGTCCGTGCAACT
Proteins encoded:
- a CDS encoding deoxynucleoside kinase is translated as MAKRFVLVAGNIGVGKTSLTERLGERLGWQTAYESVVDNPYLADFYQDMRSWAFHLQVFFLGHRAEQHRALAALPQSAIVDRSIYEDAEIFSRASLALGNITERDYGAYRRVYDLVVAGLPAPDLLIYLRAPVPVILNRIRSRGRAIEQGITADYLGLLDRYYQEWMSSFELCPVLTIRTDDLDFVHKSGHLEVVIGRMNEILAGKETVEFPASQS
- a CDS encoding uracil-DNA glycosylase family protein: MRRFALGCVQAQMSACRMCIHSGFPVTPRAVFSGQVGAQVMIVGQAPGSTEQETGRPFNAGSGRRLFAWLAQAGLEEQPFRDRHYMTSITKCYPGRAASGSGDRPPTPAEQALCRPFLLTEVELLDPPIVLPVGRLAIAVLLGPGAALQAVVGREFTANGRWIIPLPHPSGASRWHQNEANRRKIAEAMRLLRQRLARL
- a CDS encoding TIM barrel protein, coding for MLREEPASLVFGTVGSPASTPKKPGGSMGAALHLADLGLTAYELAWVQSVRVTEATCAQIRQAAAGVGVRLSIHAPYYINLNADAQEWPKSRKRLMDAAHYGNLAGATDIVFHPGSYFGRDPSEVLPVAIKRLRSCVEELRAAGNPVTLRSETMGKAAMLGSLADVLILSREIPGVLPCLDFSHLHARAGDGSMNTRREWELALGAYAEALGPDSLKQLHCHLSGIEYGPKGERNHLMLADSDFRLEELLAALHAGGCAGRILCESPMMDLDALAIQKAYAGLTVA
- a CDS encoding GAF domain-containing protein, translated to MTDPFNQRQDILYRAATASFDIYNPAQALAGVLETACALLGTQRAALYEYDEVSAGFGPRLAHGLSLSDLGRISSSAEQPVLRNALRAGHAASSGDASTSLGLPLAPGSVACAPCIAAGQSIGLLFVGTDTGKPFGQDALATLDVLAARAAEIMAFARQSAGQSYLLHKLTLLYQATNAITSTRDRDEVVRQTATHLLRATSADCCEITLLTDARARTVRFRPRLGKGLQQTVQAEKIDAVPDYPVHTQVLEHLRPSTLSQTPAVGSARDLSMLQAEGIEAAAVFPLTTSNQALGLVRLLYQQLGRQINDQEMELAQAILSIGAVGLQDAIHFGEATSRADQLLVLAEIGRDLTSTLELEMALENAMRNAQRLIQAEACVLFLLDEPGEKLVLKASGGAELRIRDVAIRLEEGIAGWVTRNRQPLIVNDVRTNPLYQSAIDGQTGLLTSSILCVPLETRGEVLGVIEAINHPTGSFTEADKQVLASVASWAAIALDNANLFQRVAEERRRLEATLVETADAVVLTDRSGRIILVNKAASQAFRINSERAIGRPAWEIFVGHDLGDLLMRADSDLPVTMEITTPTERVLYATVSEVTDVGRVAVMQDITALKQIDRMRSQFLGTAAHDLKNPLNAIRLGADLLNDAPLSDQQRKALNMMQRATDSMTNLITGLLETIRVESTANLGAEPCQVNDLIRHAIEDLRPLAEARQDTIVYDPPGDPLLIIGDPSRLNSVMSNLLSNAIKFTELKGAIRIGVSWDDDQVTVSVSDNGPGIPEDELPRVFEHLFRGRVTVRDPNNPIEGTGLGLALAKTVIEQHGGRIWVTSPPGQGATFSFSIPREPTPKTGSLRKGAAVS
- a CDS encoding diacylglycerol kinase family protein, which produces MHRPDPALRARSRLQSFRHALAGLWHVLRTQRNAWIHTGATLLVLGLAWWLDVPRAELALLVLAIGLVWSAEFVNTALEAAVDLASPDLHPVARLGKDVGAAAVLVAAVASVVVGLLILGPPLVNRLSGA
- the ybeY gene encoding rRNA maturation RNase YbeY is translated as MKYPVSVLAEPGLGKYRPGLAGAARAALSHQQAEPGSLTVLLAGVTRMQQLNAEFAGVDRATDVLSFPADDQGLDVGGRYYGDIAVCVPVAQAQAARKRHDLAGEGQLLVVHGVLHLLGYDHDTPARKRQMWRAQKEILTALRSGTDPRHAST
- a CDS encoding HDIG domain-containing protein; this translates as MFSAWNAARLGVIFLLALVGATAALSLPINQRTAGVVLQAGQVASQDVQAPFALTFSSETRTEEARRIASDGVEPVFDPPDSRVAREQVQRLRSTLDYVDSVRADEFASPEQKVADLSALSDIRIPAERAQAILQLADARWQAVRLEALAVLEQVMRAEIREGSIEGARRAVPALVSISLPESQAELVADLAAAFVAPNALYNEPLTREAQDAARQRVEPVARTFASSETIVARGQVVQPIDIEALQAYGLIRPPNPGREIALRGLLVTLLGCTIGLYLYRVHRKQIASARLAVVTGLAFVLTAITLQAMIPGHAVLPYIFHAAALPMVLTVLLSPGMGILAALATGAVAGYLAPRGLEVGLYVALSGCIASLVIGRAERISAFLWAGLAGSVGAIAVVVLFRFADPTTDLVGKTTLLVAGLMTGLLSASLAFGFVLLAGTLLGGTSNLQLIELSRPDHPLLQLILRNAPGTYQHSLQVANLAEQAARAVGANALLVRVGALYHDAGKALRPQFFIENQMPGQNIHEQLDPTTSASLIVSHVTDGLELARKHRLPSRIAAFIPEHHGTLEATYQLQAALEAAGGEPERVNRRDFVYPGPRPRTRESAILMLADGVEAKARADAPETEEEIEDLVRWVVEDRLSKGQLDRTELTFRDLDNIRRSFVSSLRSMYHSRLRYPEANGNGNRPAKSEEAAVSER